The genomic DNA CCTCTCCAATTATTTCCCCCAAGCATTTTTTCAATCTCTTGGATAGAATAGCCGCTAAAAGTTTATAGTCATTATTTAGTAAAGAAATTGGTCTATAGTTACTGGGGTTCTCCAAATCCCTTCCCTCTTTCGGAATTATTGATATGTCCGCTTCCTTCCATGATTTAGGTAGGTCATCTTGCAGAGCTTCGTTCATAACTTGCTGCAGAGGGGGAACTATTTCCTCAATAAAAACTTTATAAAACGATATTGGGAGGTAGTCGTTTCCTGGTGCCTTCCCCTTCTTTGCTTTACAAATTACTTCCCATATTTCTTCTCTTTGAATGGGTTTATTTAACTCTGTTTTCCATTTCTCCGGAATGTTTTGAAGATTAGCTGTATCTAAATATTCTTCTATTTTAATTGGGTCTGTTGCTCTCTCCTTATACAGGTTCTCGTAGAAATGTTGGAACTCTTCTCTGATGGCTTCTTGTTGGGTAAGTactatttctcctttctttattttgttaatcatttttttttccttgtgtctCCTTAATTGGAATGCAAGCCATTTGCCTGTTTTGTTTGCGTGTTCGAAATTTTtttgtttcaatatttttaatCTCCTTTCTAATTCTAAGGTCAtttctaaatccaattgtttctTTATAATTTGAATATCTTTTTGAATTGATTTATTCTTTGGTTGTTTCTTtaaagcttcttctttttctttcagcgTTTCATTCAAATTATTTCTTAGCTTGTTCTTCTGTTTGTACCAGATTATATTTTGCTGGGTGAAAAAGCTCCTAATGGAGGCTTTACAAGCGTCCCATACTGTACTATTCTTAACCTCTCCATTCATGTTTTCTGTAAAGAAGAAGTTTAACCATTCTTTCCCTTTTTTGACTATAGATTTGTCTTTCAGCAGTTCTTCGTTAAAGAAGAAAACATTATTCTTCCTTGCTTCCTTAAATGTAATCATAAGGGGGTTGTGATCTGACACAACTCTATTAAggatttctatactgcttacctcTCCGATCAGAGTACTAGATACTAAACAGAAATCAATTCTTGCTAAAGATTCATGCCTGTCCGAAAAAAAGGTAAAACCTTTTTCATCCTTGTTTAAATGACGCCATATATCTATTAGCAAGAAATCTTCCTTTAGGTCAAAAAATTTTTGAGGCAATTTTCCTTGGTTAGCTTTTATATTTTTACCAGATTTTCTATCCAAAAGGGGGTCAATCACCCCGTTAAAGTCCCCCaccaaaattatattttcatattcgTAGTTCCATATTTTCCTATGCAATTTTGAATAAAAGGAACCTTTCCTTTCCTGAGGGGAGTATATCCCTATGACCAAGagttttttcccattttgagTAATTTCTACCCCCACGAAATAGCCATTGAGGTCTTCAAAAATTAATTTGGACTCAATATGATCTCTAatgtataagacaacccctctCTTGCTTTTCCCATATGAGGTAGTAAATTCCTTGCCAATTTTGGGATACTTGATTAATCTAACATCTCTAGCTCTAACACGTGTCTCTTGAAGACAAATAATGTCAGCTTTATGTCTTTCTAAAAAGAggaaaactttctttcttttctggggcGAGTTCATTCCCTTCACGTTCCAAGATAGTATTTTCATCTTAACgggattttattttaaactgaaatCAATACCAGGAGAGATTGTGTTGTATTAGAATcaaatattactttttattaGAACAACAGCCATTAGCGTAAGTCTTTAATCCAAgagtaagaaggaaaaaaagagaaaaaaaatatttttaaaactttcccaGAAGGCACTTCCAAAATTTCATTcactcccccccacccccgtcgtcctcccttccctcttccttcttttctaggTCATCCTTCAGTCCTCTCAAGAATAATTTTGCCCTTTCAACTGAGTTCAGTCTTACTTTCTTCTGGTTCCAGGTGACGGTAAGTCCTTCAATTTCTTCCCATCTGaatggaattttgttttgttttaggacATCAGTTAAACATTTATATTCCTTACGTTTCTTCAAAATCTTGCTCGGAATGTCTTTCAGAATTGTTATTGTTTGGTCTTCAATTGTTAGCTTGGATGTGTAGCTTTGATTAAGAACTAAATCTCTCGTTTGCTTCCTCACAAAATAAACGACGACGTCGCGTGGCAGGCCTTTCAGTTTAGCGATTCTGGAATTAATCCTGTATGCCCGGTCAATTTCCCAAGGGAATTGCTCTTCCGGTTCGTTAATAAAATTTGCTAAGATTGGACATAAAAGAACATACAGGTTTTCGTTTACATTCTCTCTAAGGCCTCTCAATTTTAGAcaattttctctttgtttgaCCAAAATCCTCAGGATAGTATCTTCATCTTCTTCACGCTCTTTTCCCACCAATTCTACCTTCTCCTCAACTTTCCTTAGTTCTTCcgttaaatttttaattttcccATTAATTAGTCCAAATTCGTTCTCAATTTTATCCAATCGTGAATTTATTTCATCTTTAGAGGCCTGTATCTCTTTACTTGTCTCTCGTTGAAGTCTTCTCATTTCCTCAATTATTTGGTCATTTTGCTCTT from Sceloporus undulatus isolate JIND9_A2432 ecotype Alabama unplaced genomic scaffold, SceUnd_v1.1 scaffold_2016, whole genome shotgun sequence includes the following:
- the LOC121917952 gene encoding uncharacterized protein LOC121917952; the encoded protein is MMNTRRNANTNSGQPGNARRTSVELVSKPQEQNDQIIEEMRRLQRETSKEIQASKDEINSRLDKIENEFGLINGKIKNLTEELRKVEEKVELVGKEREEDEDTILRILVKQRENCLKLRGLRENVNENLYVLLCPILANFINEPEEQFPWEIDRAYRINSRIAKLKGLPRDVVVYFVRKQTRDLVLNQSYTSKLTIEDQTITILKDIPSKILKKRKEYKCLTDVLKQNKIPFRWEEIEGLTVTWNQKKVRLNSVERAKLFLRGLKDDLEKKEEGREDDGGGGE